GCGCGCGGTCAGCCGCTCGTCCGGCAGCACCAGAGCCGCCACGAGGACGCCGAAGATCGCGGTGGCGGCATTCAGGATCGAGGCCAGCCCCGAGGCGATCGACTGCTGCCCCCAGGTGATCAGCGTGAAGGGGATGACGTTGTTCAGCATCCCCATGATCAGGAAGGCGCCCCAGATCTGCGGCTCGCGCGGCACCCGAAGGCCCATTGCGCGGACCGCGATCCAGAGAAAGAGCGCGGCACCGCCAACGCGGAAGGCGACGATGCCGGCAACGCCCGCCTCGGGGAGGGCGATGCCATTGGCAAGGAAGGAGCCGCCCCAGATCGTGCCAAGCAGCAGCAGTTCGGCCGAGGAGCGCGGGGAGAGGGATGTGCGGGTCATGCGGCGGTTCTGTCACAAGGGCCGGACCGCCTCGACCCGGAAGTTGCGGAAAGGGCTCCGGGCAGGAGCCCTTCCGCGGCGATCATCCATCGCTCAGAAGGTGAAGCCGACCCGCATGCCGACGGCGATGGCGTCGTTGTCCTCGAACCTGGCCGACAGGCCGCGCGTGATCGCATCGCCGAGCTTGATGTAGCGTACGCCGCCGGTGATCTTCATGTTGTCGTGCGTGTAGGTCGCGCCGAGCCCGATGGAGGCATAGCCGTCATTGGGGCCGAGGTTGCCGGTGATGTCGTTGGTCTGCGGCTCATAGGCGATCGTCATGGCACCGGACCAGTTCTCGGTGAACTTCCGTCCGAGGCCGATCGTGTAGGTGAAGCGATCCGAGTCGTAGGCCACCAGCGGCAGGCCGGGGAAATAGCGCTGGTAGATCGCCGGATCGATGAGGAACTCGCTCCACTCCACCCAGCGGATCGAGCCGAACAGCAGGGTGTCCGGCGCCACGCCGGTCTGGAGTTCCAGGTTGACCGACTGCGGCACCGTGGTGTCGAACTCGCTCTCTCCCGCGGCGTCGCCGAAAACCGGGTTGGTCGCGGTCTCGTCGGCTTCAAGCGTGTGGTCGATCGCGGAGTTGTAGGTCAGCGCAACCCTTGCGGCGATCTCGGGCTTTTCCCAGGCGACGCCCACGACATAGCCGAAGGAGTAGTCCTTGTTCGTATCCAGATTGTAGTCGGTGGTGATCAGGCTGCCGTCGATCGGGCTGGGGAATGTCGACAGGATATGCGCCTGGCCTTCCACCGACTGCGCCCGCAAGCCGCCATAGAGCGAGAAGTTGTTTTCCAGCTTGTAGCGCAGAAGCGCCGTGATGGCGCTGGACCGCAGCTCTGCGGTCGTGCCGTCGAGCGGATAGCCGGTATTGCCCGGGTAATCGATATCGGCGCCGATCGGCTGGTCGAGGATCAGCGCGAAGTCCATGTTCGAGCCCAGCGGCTGCTTGTAGCCGAAGGACCAGGTGTTGAAGGACCCTGCCATGTTGCCGGAGCCGGGTATCCCCGGGCCGACCCTGCCGCTGACGTCCGGCTTCACGTAGCCGAAGCTGAACTCGGCATAGCGGCCCTGCTCGAACAGGATCGCGACGCTCTGCTGCGAGCGTTCGATGTCGCCGGCCGTTGCCGCCCCGGCGCCGACCGCCAGTCCTCCCAGCGCCAAAGTGAGTAGTTTCATTGGCATGACCTCCCCCTGCCGGATGATGCGTCATCATTCGGCACCGGCAGGCTGGCGGTCAATCGCTGACGCGGGGGAACCGGAATCTCACCTTGCGTCCTGTGGCCGCGATGCCCGACCTGCCGCGCGGATGCTGATCCAGTTCGCCAGCAGGATCACGCCGCCGCCGACGATCACCAGCGCATCGAGCGGTTCCGAGAACAGGATCATCCCGAGAAGGACGAAGACCGGCAGGCGCAGGAAGTCGACCGTCACCACGAATCCGGCCGAGGCAAGCGAGAGCGCCTGCGTCAGGCAGAGATGCGCGCCAAGGCCCGAAAGGCCGATCAGCGCCAGCCAGAAACCCGAGACGGGCGTGGGCCAGACCGCCCGGCCATCGGCGAAGGTGCAGGCCAGCCCGAGGATCGCCTGCATCAGCGTGAGCCAGAACATGATCGACACCACGCTTTCGTGCCGCGTCAGCGTCTTGGTCAGGATGATGGAGGCGGCGAAGAAGATCGCCGAACCCGCGGCCGCCAGCACGCCCATGTCCACCTGCGCGAAATCGGGCCGGGCGACGATCAGGATGCCGGCGAAGCCCAGCACGGTCGAGACCGCTCGCGCCGCCGTGATCCGTTCGCCAAGCAGAAGCGGCGAGAGCAGGATCACCCAGATCGGCGAGGTGAACTCCAGCGCGATGACCTGCGCCAGCGGGATAACCGCCAGCGCCCAGAACCAGAGGTTCTGCCCGATGAAATGGCAAAGGTTGCGCACCATGTGCCGGCCCAGCCGGTCGCCGCGGATCTCGGCCAGCCGCCCGGCCAAGACGGCCCAGACCCCCACGATCCCGAGGCCCACCAGCGACCGCCAGGCCATGATCTCGAAGGTGTCGTGGACCCCCGACACCATGCGGCCGGCCACCGCCATGGCCGAGAAGGAGGCGATGGCTCCGGCCATCCAGAGGGTGGCGGCGATCGGGTGCTGGTTGGGGGGCATGGCAGTCCGCTGTCCGGGCCGGTCACCATTGCCCGCGCGGCGGGGATTGTCCAGCCTGCCGCAACCAAAGGCGGAAGCGGTGCCGCAACCGGGTCGGGGAGGGGGCAACCTGCGGGGCGATGCCGCCGCACGTCACCTGCGGAGCTGAAGATGACGCGGGCCGGGCCCGCATCATCCGGTTGCGCGAAGGGGGCGGCCCTTGCGGGCCGTCCCGGTCATTCCCACTCGATGGTGCCCGGCGGCTTCGAGGTGATGTCGTAGGTGACCCGGTTGATGCCCTGCACCTCGTTGATGATCCGCGTCGCGGTCTCGCCCAGGAACTCGTGGCTGAAGGGATAGTAGTCGGCCGTCATGCCGTCCACGCTCGTCACCGCACGCAGCGCGCAGGCATAGTCGTAGGTGCGGCCATCCCCCATCACGCCGACGGTGCGGACCGGCAGCAGCGCCACGAAGGCCTGCCAGATTTCGTCATAAAGCCCGTGCTTGCGGATCTGGTCGATATAGACGGCATCGGCGCGGCGAAGGATCTCCAGCTTCTCGCGGGTGATCTCGCCCGGGCAGCGGATGGCGAGGCCGGGGCCGGGGAAGGGGTGGCGGCCGATGAAGCTCTCGGGCAGGCCAAGCTCGCGGCCCAGCGCGCGGACCTCGTCCTTGAACAGTTCGCGCAGCGGTTCCACCAGCTTCAGGCCCATCTTTTCGGGCAGGCCGCCGACGTTGTGGTGCGACTTGATCGTGACCGACGGCCCGCCCGAGAAGCTGACCGATTCGATGACGTCGGGATAAAGCGTGCCCTGCGCGAGGAAGGTGGCGCCGCCCACTTCCGCCGCGTGCTTCTGGAACACGTCGATGAAGAGCCGTCCGATGGTCTTGCGCTTGACCTCGGGGTCGCTGACGCCCTCGAGCGCGCCGAGGAACAGCTCGCTCTCGTCGGCGTGGATCAGCGGCATGTTGTAGTGGTCGCGGAACATCGACACGACCTGCTCGGCCTCGCCCTGCCGCAGGAGGCCGTGGTCCACGAAGACGCAAGTG
This portion of the Rhodobacter sp. CZR27 genome encodes:
- a CDS encoding OmpP1/FadL family transporter, producing the protein MKLLTLALGGLAVGAGAATAGDIERSQQSVAILFEQGRYAEFSFGYVKPDVSGRVGPGIPGSGNMAGSFNTWSFGYKQPLGSNMDFALILDQPIGADIDYPGNTGYPLDGTTAELRSSAITALLRYKLENNFSLYGGLRAQSVEGQAHILSTFPSPIDGSLITTDYNLDTNKDYSFGYVVGVAWEKPEIAARVALTYNSAIDHTLEADETATNPVFGDAAGESEFDTTVPQSVNLELQTGVAPDTLLFGSIRWVEWSEFLIDPAIYQRYFPGLPLVAYDSDRFTYTIGLGRKFTENWSGAMTIAYEPQTNDITGNLGPNDGYASIGLGATYTHDNMKITGGVRYIKLGDAITRGLSARFEDNDAIAVGMRVGFTF
- a CDS encoding DMT family transporter — translated: MPPNQHPIAATLWMAGAIASFSAMAVAGRMVSGVHDTFEIMAWRSLVGLGIVGVWAVLAGRLAEIRGDRLGRHMVRNLCHFIGQNLWFWALAVIPLAQVIALEFTSPIWVILLSPLLLGERITAARAVSTVLGFAGILIVARPDFAQVDMGVLAAAGSAIFFAASIILTKTLTRHESVVSIMFWLTLMQAILGLACTFADGRAVWPTPVSGFWLALIGLSGLGAHLCLTQALSLASAGFVVTVDFLRLPVFVLLGMILFSEPLDALVIVGGGVILLANWISIRAAGRASRPQDAR
- the guaA gene encoding glutamine-hydrolyzing GMP synthase, yielding MTQHDRLLIIDFGSQVTQLIARRLRELNVYCEIHPYQNVTEAFLQGFAPKAVILSGGPSSVFAEGAPMPPAGVFDLGVPILGICYGQQVMMHCLGGKVERGHGTAEFGRAYVTPTESRLAILDGWFEDGREQVWMSHGDHVSRIAPGFQVFGTSPNAPFAVTADPARQFYAVQFHPEVHHTPKGAKLYENFVKLAGFKGDWTMGAYREEAIAKIRAQVGDAKVICGLSGGVDSSVAAVLIHEAIGDQLTCVFVDHGLLRQGEAEQVVSMFRDHYNMPLIHADESELFLGALEGVSDPEVKRKTIGRLFIDVFQKHAAEVGGATFLAQGTLYPDVIESVSFSGGPSVTIKSHHNVGGLPEKMGLKLVEPLRELFKDEVRALGRELGLPESFIGRHPFPGPGLAIRCPGEITREKLEILRRADAVYIDQIRKHGLYDEIWQAFVALLPVRTVGVMGDGRTYDYACALRAVTSVDGMTADYYPFSHEFLGETATRIINEVQGINRVTYDITSKPPGTIEWE